TGGCCGCGACGGGCTGCTGTACTTCCTGGGGCGCCTGGACCACCAGGTCAAGCTGCGGGGTTACCGCATCGAACTCGAAGAGGTGGAGGCGGCCGCCTCGGCCGCGCTCGGCGGCCGGTCCTGCGCCGTCGTCCTGGACCGCGAAGCCCCGGGCGGGCCCCGGCTGGTCGGCTTCCTGGAGAGCGCGGACGACGACGGGCCGTGGGACGAGCAGGCGTTGCACACGGAGCTGAGCCGACGGCTGCCGAGCGCCCTCGTACCGGGACGCTGGGCCCGGCTCGATGTCATGCCGAGGCTGGCCGGCGGCAAACCGAACCGCACCGCGCTGACGCGCCGCGCCGCCGCGCTGGAGCCGGCCGCGCCCGCCGCCCCCGCCGCGGAGCCCGGTGACGGGCAGCCCGCGGAGCCGGCCGATCCGATGACGGCGCTGCTCGTCGAGGGCTGGCGCGAGGCTCTGGGCCACGGGCGTTTCGACCTGTCGTCGGACTTCTTCCGGTCCGGTGGCCACTCGCTGCTCGCCGCGCAGCTGGCCTCCTGGCTGGAGCCGCGGCTGGGACAACGGCCGCCCCTGCGGCTGCTGTTCCAGAACCCGGTGCTGACCGACCAGGCCGCCGCGCTCGCCGCCGTCGGCACCGCCACGCCCGTTCCCGCCGCCTCGACCACCGTGACGGAGTCCCGATGACCCAGCCGATGACCGCCCGGACGGCGGCCCCGACGACCGTCGCCGGCGCCGGACGGCACACCCCGCAGCCCGGCACGCTGAGCATCGCCCACGGCGCCCGTCCCGCCACCGACGGCGCGGCCGGAGTCCTCGCCCGCTTCGAGGAGTGGGTCCGCCGCTCCCCGGAAGCTCCCGCGGTGATCGACGGGGCCCACAGCTGGACGTACGGCCAGATCGGCAGCGCCGCGGACGAGGTCGCACAAGCGCTGCGCGCCCGGGTGCGGCCCGGGGACCTTGTCGGCGTCTGCCTCGACCGGTCGGCCGCCCTCGTGGTGACCGCCGTCGCGCTCGCCAGGATCGGCGCCGTCTATCTGCCGCTGGGCCCCCGCCCCGGTGAGCGCCGCACCGACGCCGTCACCGAGGACATCGACGTCGTCTGTCTGATCGGCGATCCCGGGCTCCTGCCGCCCCGGTACCGGACGGCCGACCGGATGGACCTGACGCTACCCGGCGAGGGGGCCAATGCCACCGCCACGGTCGTGGCGGCCTTCGCCGCGCCCGGTCCCGCCGCGCACTCCGCGCCCGCCGGGACGTTCTACGCCGTGCTGACCTCCGGATCCACTGGCCGCCCCAAGGCGGTGGCCGTCGGTGAGCCCGCGCTCGGCGGGCTGCTCGACTGGTACCGCGCCACGACCGGGCTCGGCCCCGGTGACCGGCAGTCGCTGCTGATCGGCGTCGCGTTCGACCCCCATCTGCTGGAGCTGTGGGGCGGGCTGACGTCCGGCGCGGCCCTGGTGCCCGCGCCGGACGAGGTCCGCTGGGACTCCGTGGTGCTCGCCGACTGGTGGCGTACGGCCGGGGTGTCGGTGTCGGTCGCGGCGACCCCGATGGTCGAGCCGCTGCTGGACCGGCCCTGGCCGCAGGATCTGAGGCTGCGTCATCTGATGACCGGCGGCGACCGGATGCGCCGCCACCCCGGCGCGGAGGTGACCGCCACCGTCCACAACGCCTACGGACCGGCCGAGGCCACCGTGATCGCCACCACCCACGCCATGCACGGCACGGACGGTGCGGCGGGCACGGACTCCGCGCCCCCGATCGGCCGCCCCGTACCGGGCGTGACCGTGATCGTCGCCGGCCAGGACGGCCGGCCCGTCGAGCGCGGTACGGAGGGCGAACTCCTCATCGGCGGAAGCGGGCTGGCGCTCGGCTATCTGGACCCCGAGCTGACCGCGCGCCGCTTCACCGCCGTTCCCGAGGGTCTCGAACTGCCGGGAGTGGAGCGGGTGTACCGCACCGGGGACCGGGTGCGGATGGCGGCCGACGGGCAGCTGGAGTTCCTCGGCCGCCTCGACGACCAGGTCAAGATCAGCGGGGTCCGGATCGAACCGGCCGAGGTGGAGGCCGCGTTCGAGCAGGACCCGGCGGTCCTGAGCGCCGTCGTCACCGCACCGCGCTCCGCCGACGGCCGGGCCCGCCTGGTGGCGTACGTACGCGCGGCTGCCGATTCCGGGCTCACGGCGGAGGCGCTGCTGCCGGCCCTGCGGACCTGGCTGCCCGAGCAGGCCGTCCCCTCGGACGTACGGATCGTGGGCTCCTTCCCCCTGGACGCCAACGGCAAGGTGGACCGCGCCGAGCTGACCCGACGGGCGGCCGAGTCCGCCGCGCCCCGCCCCGGCGGCACCGCCCCGGACGACGGAGCGCCCGCCGGCGCCACCCCCGGTGAGCGGCTCGTCCTGAGCGCCGTCCGCGATCTGCTCGACCGGCCCGGGACCTCGCTGGCGGACAACTTCACCGAGGCCGGCGGCACTTCTGTCCTCGCCGCCCGGCTGCTGACCGTCATCGAGAAGGAGAGCGGGGTACGGCTGCGCGCCCCCGAGCTGCTCCGCCAGCCGGATCTGCGCGCCGTGGCCCTGCTCGTCGATCAGCGGTGTGCCTCCCGGCAGCCGGCGGGAGCCTGAGATGACCATCCCCCGAACCCCCGCGTTTCCGTCCTCCCCCGACGCCCGGAAGGAAGGCCCCGTGCCCACCGAAGGCACCCCGTCACCCGCGCCCGGCCCGTCCGGCGAGCGCACCGCGCCCGTCCCGGCGGCCGGAGCGCCCGCGCCCGGACTGCCGGCCCTCGTGGCCCGGCACGCCGCACGGACCCCGCACGCCCTGGCCGTGGCGGACGGCGACACCACGCTCACCTACGCCCAGCTCGTCTCGTCGGCCCGCGCGCTCGCCGGGCAGCTGCGGGCGCACGGCGTCGGCCCGGGTGACTCCGTGGCGCTGCTGATGCCCCGCTGCGCCCGGACGGTCGTCGCCCA
This genomic stretch from Streptomyces nigrescens harbors:
- a CDS encoding non-ribosomal peptide synthetase, coding for MTQPMTARTAAPTTVAGAGRHTPQPGTLSIAHGARPATDGAAGVLARFEEWVRRSPEAPAVIDGAHSWTYGQIGSAADEVAQALRARVRPGDLVGVCLDRSAALVVTAVALARIGAVYLPLGPRPGERRTDAVTEDIDVVCLIGDPGLLPPRYRTADRMDLTLPGEGANATATVVAAFAAPGPAAHSAPAGTFYAVLTSGSTGRPKAVAVGEPALGGLLDWYRATTGLGPGDRQSLLIGVAFDPHLLELWGGLTSGAALVPAPDEVRWDSVVLADWWRTAGVSVSVAATPMVEPLLDRPWPQDLRLRHLMTGGDRMRRHPGAEVTATVHNAYGPAEATVIATTHAMHGTDGAAGTDSAPPIGRPVPGVTVIVAGQDGRPVERGTEGELLIGGSGLALGYLDPELTARRFTAVPEGLELPGVERVYRTGDRVRMAADGQLEFLGRLDDQVKISGVRIEPAEVEAAFEQDPAVLSAVVTAPRSADGRARLVAYVRAAADSGLTAEALLPALRTWLPEQAVPSDVRIVGSFPLDANGKVDRAELTRRAAESAAPRPGGTAPDDGAPAGATPGERLVLSAVRDLLDRPGTSLADNFTEAGGTSVLAARLLTVIEKESGVRLRAPELLRQPDLRAVALLVDQRCASRQPAGA